A window of the Syntrophothermus lipocalidus DSM 12680 genome harbors these coding sequences:
- the hpf gene encoding ribosome hibernation-promoting factor, HPF/YfiA family, translated as MRIEVRGKNIELTDALREYVEKRLSKLERFIDDLKEAQVTLSVEGDTHRVEVTIPLNGVILRGEEKTDDMYSSVDLVVDKLEKQIDKYKTRIYRRYREVGLKKGATGEAPPVKEEEKGEAAKVVRTKRFALKPMDVEEAIMQMNLLGHSFFVFFNVESAEVNVLYRRRDGNYGLIEPEFE; from the coding sequence CGTCGAGAAAAGGTTGTCCAAGCTGGAACGCTTCATCGACGACCTCAAAGAGGCCCAGGTGACCTTGTCGGTCGAAGGAGATACCCACCGGGTTGAAGTGACCATTCCGCTAAACGGGGTTATCCTCAGAGGGGAGGAGAAGACAGACGACATGTACAGCTCGGTCGACCTGGTGGTTGACAAGCTGGAAAAGCAGATTGACAAGTACAAGACCCGCATCTACCGGCGCTACCGGGAGGTAGGACTGAAGAAGGGGGCCACGGGGGAGGCTCCACCGGTAAAAGAGGAGGAAAAAGGAGAAGCCGCTAAGGTGGTCAGGACCAAGCGGTTTGCGCTGAAGCCGATGGATGTGGAAGAGGCGATTATGCAGATGAATCTGCTGGGGCACAGCTTTTTCGTGTTTTTCAACGTGGAGTCTGCGGAAGTGAATGTCTTGTACCGTAGGCGAGACGGGAATTACGGGCTGATCGAGCCCGAGTTTGAGTAG